From a region of the Trichoderma atroviride chromosome 6, complete sequence genome:
- a CDS encoding uncharacterized protein (EggNog:ENOG41), translated as MSDLREILVIGGTGAQGTPVVKALSESERYRVRVLTRNSKSRRSLELAALPNVTLVEGSQDNLEDLRRAFEGVYGAWVNLDGFTLGEKNEGFYGVRAYEIARHHGVKHYVWANTDYALRKSGWDEKYHWGHNDAKGRIGDLILSHGQEGMKTTLFTTGPYMNMLFDGMYVPKEQDDGSFVWANPASNGKIPLIALEDVGVYNLWIFDNPQESAGFDLEVATDQVSMADIAETFTKITGKKGVHKKLPLDEYLDLAEPYPNAYANWAAGPNAIRDKDMMTWRENFTAWWRFWGEGKGATRDMALLDKIHPQRIKTLEEWMRIVNYDGKRRSVMKGLEDLRAQSSATN; from the exons ATGTCAGACTTGAGAGAGATCTTAGTCATTGGTGGAACGGGTGCCCAGGGCACTCCAGTTGTGAAAG CACTCTCTGAGAGTGAACGCTACCGCGTGAGAGTATTGACTCGAAACTCCAAGTCGCGACGAAGCCTAGAACTAGCCGCTTTGCCGAATGTTACGCTCGTCGAAGGTAGTCAAGACAACTTGGAGGATCTTCGAAGAGCGTTTGAAGGCGTATACGGAGCTTGGGTTAACCTGGATGGGTTCACTCTTGGCGAGAAGAACGAAGGCTTCTACGGCGTCAGGGCCTATGAGATAGCTAGACACCACGGTGTAAAGCACTACGTTTGGGCCAATACAGATTATGCGCTTCGCAAGTCGGGCTGGGATGAGAAATATCATTGGGGTCATAACGACGCCAAAGGTCGTATCGGCGACCTAATActcagccatggccaagaaggcaTGAAGACGACCCTTTTTACTACTGGGCCATACATGAATATGCTCTTCGACGGCATGTACGTGCCAAAGGAGCAAGACGACGGATCCTTTGTCTGGGCAAATCCTGCCA GCAATGGAAAGATACCATTGATAGCTCTCGAAGATGTGGGCGTCTACAATCTTTGGATCTTTGACAACCCACAGGAATCAGCTGGGTTTGATCTAGAGGTCGCCACTGACCAAGTCAGCATGGCCGACATTGCAGAAACATTCACCAAGATCACTGGCAAGAAAGGAGTCCACAAGAAGCTACCTCTCGATGAATACTTGGACCTTGCTGAGCCATACCCTAACGCATATGCGAACTGGGCAGCGGGCCCCAATGCCATTCGAGACAAGGATATGATGACTTGGCGAGAGAACTTTACGGCTTGGTGGCGGTTCTGGGGCGAGGGTAAGGGAGCGACCAGAGACATGGCATTGTTGGATAAGATTCATCCTCAAAGAATCAAGACATTGGAAGAATGGATGCGAATTGTAAACTATGATGGAAAACGGCGCTCGGTTATGAAAGGCCTCGAAGACTTGAGAGCTCAGAGCTCCGCAACTAACTAG
- a CDS encoding uncharacterized protein (EggNog:ENOG41~CAZy:GH72~TransMembrane:1 (n6-14c19/20o503-521i)~SECRETED:SignalP(1-19)) has translation MGMSRVLFPLLTLASSALSADLPAIQIKGSKFFYENGTQFFFKGVAYQQDSSANGAEPTSSKFVDPLSNEANCKRDIPLLSQLGTNVIRTYSIDPTADHSACMSMLNDAGIYVISDLSNPQQSIVRDNPQWDVDTFNHFQQVVDSFANYTNVIGFFVGNEVTNNGSTTEASSYVKAAVRDVKQYIKDKKYRTMGVGYAADDDASIRNQIAAYFNCGPTEESVDFFGYNVYEWCGQSTFEDSGYNRILNFFKDYSVPVFFAEYGCNKPNGAAGRVFQETGALYAANMTEVLSGGIVYEYFQEDNDYGLVKVSGNTVSKLKDFAALQSQVQQINVKGVQMSDYKPTNTAEDCPAVNSTWQSSEKLPPTPNSDACSCMSKAAQCIVANSTATDDYGSIFSFICGSDQTLCDGINGNTSTGVYGGYSMCGNQDKLTYVLNQYYLKQNKDSTACDFNSSAQTQTASGTLDKCNELVASSNSSGSGSDSSSGDGKDGGNLGALNAPIPGSWVLGFLLLATIVSTNMLS, from the exons ATGGGAATGTCCAGGGTTTTATTTCCACTTTTAACGCTCGCTTCCAGCGCTCTGAGCGCTGATCTGCCGGCGATTCAGATCAAG GGCTCCAAGTTTTTCTACGAAAACGGAACccaattcttcttcaaaggAGTCGCCTACCAACAGGACTCCTCCGCCAATGGCGCAGAACCGACAAGTTCCAAATTCGTCGATCCGTTGTCCAACGAGGCCAACTGCAAGCGTGATATTCCCTTGTTGAGCCAGCTCGGAACCAATGTCATTCGTACCTATTCGATCGATCCGACGGCAGATCATTCTGCCTGTATGAGCATGCTGAATGATGCGGGAATCTATGTCATCTCGGACCTCAGCAATCCGCAGCAATCTATAGTTCGCGACAATCCCCAGTGGGATGTTGACACCTTTAATCATTTCCAGCAGGTAGTCGACAGCTTCGCCAATTACACAAACGTCATTGGCTTTTTTGTCGGTAACGAAGTCACAAACAATGGTTCTACAACAGAGGCTTCATCCTACGTCAAGGCCGCCGTGCGAGATGTGAAGCAATacatcaaggacaagaaatATCGCACCATGGGCGTCGGTTACGCCGCAGATGACGACGCAAGTATCCGAAACCAAATTGCGGCTTACTTCAACTGCGGACCAACGGAAGAGTCGGTTGACTTCTTCGGCTACAACGTTTACGAATGGTGCGGCCAGAGTACATTTGAAGATTCTGGTTACAACAGGATTCTcaacttcttcaaagactATTCTGTGCCTGTATTCTTCGCAGAATATGGTTGCAACAAGCCAAATGGCGCTGCCGGCCGCGTTTTCCAAGAAACAGGCGCGCTCTACGCAGCAAACATGACAGAGGTGCTCAGTGGCGGTATTGTTTATGAATATTTCCAAGAGGACAACGACTACG gcctcgtcaaagtcaGCGGCAACACCGTGAGCAAGCTCAAGGACTTTGCTGCACTTCAGAGCCAGGTTCAGCAAATAAACGTCAAAGGAGTACAGATGAGTGACTACAAGCCCACTAATACGGCTGAAGACTGCCCAGCAGTAAATTCAACGTGGCAGTCGAGCGAAAAACTCCCACCCACTCCCAACTCTGacgcctgcagctgcatgtcCAAGGCGGCTCAATGTATCGTTGCAAACAGCACGGCTACGGATGATTACGGTTCAATCTTTAGCTTCATCTGCGGGTCGGATCAGACTTTGTGTGACGGCATCAATGGAAACACTTCTACAGGTGTCTACGGCGGATACAGCATGTGCGGCAACCAGGACAAACTCACCTACGTCCTGAACCAGTACTACCTGAAGCAGAACAAGGATAGCACGGCATGCGACTTCAACAGCAGCGCTCAGACACAGACAGCCTCAGGGACTCTGGACAAGTGCAATGAGCTGGTCGCCTCAAGCAACTCTTCGGGCAGCGGCTCGGATTCGAGCAGCGGTGATGGAAAGGACGGTGGAAACTTGGGCGCTCTGAACGCTCCTATTCCCGGCAGTTGGGTGCTCGGCTTCTTGCTCCTGGCCACTATTGTTAGCACAAACATGCTGAGCTGA
- a CDS encoding uncharacterized protein (EggNog:ENOG41) has protein sequence MPIYHVVLFKLKPEVTAEQIENWGKLANAMLGQVPGLTKISFGKPLPMTASRAKGFDMGLVAILDSPAALSTYAAHDTHLPVMKLREELCDDALAYDLEFDV, from the exons ATGCCTATTTACCACGTCG TTCTCTTCAAATTGAAGCCGGAAGTCACCGCGGAGCAGATAGAAAACTGGGGGAAGTTGGCCAACGCCATGCTAGGCCAAGTTCCTG GTCTAACTAAAATCTCCTTTGGCAAGCCGTTGCCTATGACTGCTTCCAGGGCAAAGGGCTTTGATATGGGTCTTGTGGCAATCTTGGATTCGCCAGCCGCTCTTTCTACCTATGCGGCTCATGATACCCACCTCCC AGTTATGAAGCTGAGGGAAGAACTCTGCGATGATGCTTTGGCTTATGATCTTGAATTCGACGTTTAG
- a CDS encoding uncharacterized protein (EggNog:ENOG41), whose translation MSATKPILISGGGLSSLLLAQSLRQSRIPFKIFERDTSFSFRAQGYRLRLSTEGLEAIESVLDPPTWQKFWDKCGKTGGAGFTAYDAITGEQTEHAAPETLASRGGKIVGIARGDMRKVFSEGCEEYIEWNKRVVGYELSDDGVFAVFADGSKSVEGSMLVGGEGIYSKIAKQVSGGRLKVYDTGARGIHGQAPTAAFKGLGEGVFSLRDKTRPDGAVFIITNVRPDQMDDPGVEFGWTMGGQPGIIKAPNDDYTIVGKQAADIAKSLVKDWHPRFKPLFDEMVEAEAAFWKITCSTPSGVPEWPNEPRVTLIGDAVHSMTPAGGIGANTAVQDSALLGRLLREAGGYKPGVTAAYEREMRIYASKAVHTSYTTAVSSFGVAIDENTTPTV comes from the coding sequence ATGTCTGCGACAAAACCAATTTTGATCTCGGGCGGCGGCCTCTCGTCCTTGTTATTGGCTCAATCACTGCGACAGTCTAGAATACCCTTCAAGATATTTGAGCGAGAtacttcattttcttttcgcGCTCAAGGGTATCGTCTGAGGCTGTCGACAGAAGGACTCGAGGCTATTGAGTCAGTTTTGGACCCTCCAACGTGGCAGAAATTCTGGGACAAATGTGGTAAAACAGGCGGCGCCGGCTTCACTGCATATGATGCCATAACTGGAGAACAAACAGAGCATGCTGCCCCCGAAACTTTGGCTTCACGAGGCGGTAAAATCGTCGGAATCGCTCGGGGAGACATGCGAAAAGTGTTTTCAGAGGGTTGCGAAGAGTACATTGAATGGAACAAGCGTGTGGTTGGCTACGAACTAAGCGACGACGGCGTTTTTGCTGTCTTCGCCGATGGATCGAAATCAGTCGAGGGCTCTATGCTTGTTGGGGGCGAAGGCATCTACTCCAAAATCGCGAAGCAAGTTTCAGGAGGAAGGCTCAAAGTCTACGATACAGGCGCCAGAGGCATCCACGGCCAGGCGCCAACCGCAGCTTTCAAAGGCCTCGGCGAGGGCGTCTTCTCCTTGCGAGATAAGACACGCCCAGATGGCGCCGTCTTTATCATCACGAATGTCCGTCCCGACCAGATGGATGACCCCGGCGTCGAATTTGGATGGACAATGGGAGGCCAGCCCGGCATAATCAAGGCTCCGAACGACGATTACACAATCGTGGGTAAGCAGGCTGCTGACATTGCAAAATCGCTCGTCAAAGACTGGCACCCACGTTTCAAGCCTCTCTTTGACGAGATGGTCGAAGCGGAGGCGGCCTTTTGGAAAATCACATGCTCCACGCCATCTGGAGTTCCGGAATGGCCCAACGAGCCTCGCGTTACGCTAATCGGCGATGCGGTGCATTCGATGACGCCAGCCGGGGGCATTGGAGCTAATACTGCCGTTCAAGATTCAGCTTTGCTTGGGAGGTTATTACGCGAGGCTGGTGGTTACAAGCCTGGCGTAACTGCTGCGTACGAGCGAGAGATGAGAATCTATGCTAGCAAGGCTGTTCATACTAGCTATACCACGGCGGTTAGCTCCTTTGGCGTTGCGATTGATGAGAACACCACTCCAACCGTATAG
- a CDS encoding uncharacterized protein (EggNog:ENOG41) has translation MSSPFFIPVDIAHTALLLSDVQTQILKRFSPEIQKSYMDNIKTLLEHFRTEISKRRSDEASGDGSAPYDGVPLIVHHTLPFNINSNAFVSPYNKLSKWVEQLEKAGFFANAPSDPHHPHYGIPAEITPADGWGNKDEIVLGKLQPNCFGSSDLLAYLRARGIKHIVLVGLTTMGSILGSARAGADLDFHICCVEEGIMDDDPEVHNFLMTRVLPKFVDIVGLRDVLQL, from the coding sequence ATGTCGTCACCCTTCTTCATCCCGGTCGATATTGCTCATACCGCATTACTTCTTTCGGACGTGCAAACGCAAATCTTGAAGAGATTCTCTCCCGAAATCCAGAAAAGCTACATGGATAACATCAAAACGCTTCTCGAACATTTCAGAACTGAAATCTCCAAGCGCCGCTCTGATGAAGCTTCCGGAGACGGATCCGCCCCTTATGATGGAGTGCCTCTCATTGTTCACCATACACTGCCCTTCAACATCAATTCCAATGCCTTTGTTTCGCCTTACAACAAGCTAAGCAAATGGgttgagcagcttgagaaGGCAGGGTTCTTTGCGAATGCACCCTCAGATCCACACCATCCGCATTATGGTATCCCAGCCGAGATAACGCCAGCGGACGGTTGGGGCAACAAGGATGAGATTGTCTTGGGCAAACTGCAGCCGAATTGCTTTGGTTCATCAGACTTGCTGGCATATCTACGGGCACGTGGCATTAAACACATTGTATTGGTAGGCCTGACAACAATGGGAAGCATCTTGGGATCGGCAAGAGCTGGTGCGGACCTGGATTTCCACATCTGTTGCGTGGAAGAAGGAATTATGGATGACGATCCGGAGGTGCATAATTTTTTGATGACAAGGGTGTTGCCCAAGTTTGTGGATATAGTCGGCCTTCGGGATGTTCTGCAGCTGTGA
- a CDS encoding uncharacterized protein (EggNog:ENOG41): MVIKPLLAVPALAPWLIGSRSSFFAPRSPFLACRLFVPYIFDLDVLAPRTLACSLDSIFGPHMTSRTSFFGRSKMTFKKVSHKKVRTGCDSCKRRRVKCDELKPICSGCMRHSLDCSYSTTIDTSGRLKPGSPDTSPFSFSDFKLMHHWNICTAETLAPNAALQRAMRECIPALAVNHRYLMHSMLALTSLHMAYLHPTETKEYESRAAHHHSLAVPLFRSALANVTESSSHALYACGHLVIKYSFASPQSRRNLIFSPATGTSSEIIGLLRGAFSMHGYAEKWLSNGPLGFCMERPLDENPDFSQNPDDSYLVQLLYLLLADCSEESNLCCAALNSLRRLLAMAATPGQTISVKTLTYSWPVQVPQKYITLVSEGRPKALVVLAHYCVMLKMLDSFWFMEGCAARILEQCRQDLESQWHRYIEWPLSIVGTYGGQV, encoded by the exons ATGGTCATTAAGCCTCTTCTCGCAGTCCCGGCTCTCGCTCCTTGGTTGATTGGTTCTCGTTCCTCGTTCTTCGCCCCTCGCTCTCCGTTCCTCGCTTGCCGTTTGTTCGTTCCATACATATTTGATCTTGATGTTCTCGCTCCTCGCACACTTGCATGCTCCCTCGACTCCATCTTTGGTCCTCATATGACATCGCGTACATCGTTTTTTGGCAGATCCAAAATGACGTTCAAGAAAGTATCCCATAAAAAGGTCCGAACAGGGTGTGACTCGTGTAAACGGCGCCGCGTCAAG TGCGACGAATTGAAGCCGATATGCAGCGGCTGCATGAGACATTCACTAGATTGTAGTTACTCGACAACTATCGATACATCTGGGCGTTTGAAGCCCGGATCCCCAGATACCTCCCCCTTCTCATTTTCAGACTTTAAACTCATGCACCACTGGAACATCTGCACGGCCGAGACACTGGCGCCGAATGCAGCCTTGCAACGAGCTATGCGAGAATGTATTCCCGCTTTAGCCGTGAACCACAGATATCTCAT GCACTCAATGCTAGCGTTGACTTCTCTCCATATGGCCTACTTACATCCAACCGAGACAAAAGAATATGAAAGCCGGGCTGCGCATCATCATAGCCTTGCTGTTCCGCTGTTCCGCTCAGCTCTAGCCAATGTTAcagagagcagcagccatgctCTCTACGCCTGTGGCCACCTTGTCATCAAATACTCGTTTGCCAGTCCGCAGTCTCGGCGGAACCTAATATTCTCACCAGCCACGGGAACATCATCGGAGATAATTGGCCTTCTTAGAGGTGCTTTTTCAATGCATGGGTATGCCGAGAAATGGCTTTCCAATGGCCCACTCGGCTTCTGTATGGAAAGGCCGCTGGATGAAAACCCCGACTTTAGCCAAAATCCCGATGATAGTTACCTCGTCCAGCTTTTATATCTGCTGCTCGCTGATTGCTCCGAAGAGAGCAACCTCTGTTGCGCAGCTCTCAATAGCCTTCGACGACTacttgccatggctgccactCCCGGGCAGACCATCTCTGTTAAAACACTCACATATTCATGGCCAGTGCAGGTTCCTCAAAAATACATCACTCTGGTCAGTGAAGGGAGGCCCAAGGCCCTTGTGGTTTTAGCTCATTACTGTGTCATGTTGAAAATGCTCGATTCTTTTTGGTTTATGGAAGGTTGTGCCGCAAGGATTCTGGAGCAATGTCGACAGGATTTGGAGAGCCAATGGCACCGTTATATTGAATGGCCACTATCTATTGTCGGGACATACGGTGGACAAGTGTGA
- a CDS encoding uncharacterized protein (EggNog:ENOG41~CAZy:AA3), which yields MAGKIPATADYIILGGGIAGCVLASRLKEADSSLSIVLIEAGPDPTGHPLTTAPLACFAAHYSDLDYAYRTVPQEHLGGRPCYAAAAKVLSGGSAINYGAWTRGPAADFDCWADQVGDSGWSYRGLLPYFKKTEEYTLSPRVDPEQHGANGPIHVVSVSDSDPNRKYPLRQPVEQAWLELGVERVWDANGGEPLGLTEVVESWRDGKRQCASQAYNLSDVTVLCSTVVHRVIIEHVSGVKTATAVELVDGQTIAAAREIILSCGTYRTPQVLMLSGIGAKADVIRHNIPLTVDSPEVGRNFHDHLAVCLWWKLRHPEQGLALGTPEWKDAAYSKGLPADWMAFSRVPNEILSQSLIADAESTDGHDLLKPGRCHLETLVAYAPAGAHLADVAMPLDGTHVTTAVLGMTPTSRGTVTITSNDAQTPPQIDPNYYATEADRQALRYGIRQALRLLQETRAGSSIVENEVAPDGYPGLDADSTDAEIDARVRRVGNTFYHAGGSASMGKVVDSRLRVYGVDRLRVVDASVIPIPIAAHYQAVVYAIAEKAADLILHPTK from the coding sequence ATGGCCGGCAAGATCCCAGCAACGGCCGATTATATCATCCTTGGCGGAGGCATAGCCGGCTGCGTCCTTGCTTCTCGTCTCAAAGAGGCAGATTCCTCCTTGTCGATCGTACTGATCGAAGCAGGGCCAGATCCTACTGGCCATCCTCTGACAACCGCCCCGCTCGCCTGCTTTGCAGCGCACTATTCCGATCTCGACTACGCGTACAGAACCGTGCCGCAGGAGCATCTTGGCGGTCGTCCGTGCTatgcagcagcggcaaaggTTCTCTCGGGCGGCTCTGCCATCAACTACGGCGCGTGGACCCGCGGCCCAGCTGCGGACTTTGACTGCTGGGCTGACCAAGTTGGCGATTCTGGATGGAGCTATCGAGGCCTGCTTCCCTACTTCAAGAAGACAGAAGAATACACCCTCAGCCCACGGGTGGATCCCGAGCAACACGGAGCCAATGGGCCCATCCATGTGGTGTCTGTATCCGACAGCGATCCTAATCGAAAATATCCCCTTCGGCAACCCGTAGAACAGGCgtggcttgagcttggcgtGGAACGAGTTTGGGACGCCAATGGGGGTGAGCCGCTGGGACTCACCGAGGTGGTGGAATCTTGGAGGGATGGCAAGCGGCAGTGTGCCTCTCAGGCCTATAACCTGTCGGATGTGACAGTCCTCTGTTCTACAGTGGTCCACCGTGTGATAATCGAACATGTATCAGGGGTAAAGACCGCCACAGCGGTAGAATTAGTCGACGGCCAGACCATAGCCGCAGCCAGAGAAATCATACTGTCTTGCGGGACGTATCGAACGCCCCAGGTGTTGATGCTTTCCGGCATAGGAGCCAAGGCGGATGTTATACGCCACAACATCCCACTGACGGTTGACAGCCCCGAAGTGGGCCGCAACTTTCATGACCATCTAGCAGTGTGTCTGTGGTGGAAATTGCGGCATCCCGAGCAGGGGCTTGCGCTGGGGACGCCGGAGTGGAAGGATGCGGCATACAGCAAAGGACTTCCGGCAGACTGGATGGCCTTTTCGCGTGTTCCCAATGAGATCTTGAGCCAGTCGTTGATTGCCGATGCCGAGTCTACCGACGGCCACGATCTGTTAAAGCCGGGGCGATGTCACCTGGAAACGCTAGTTGCTTACGCTCCTGCTGGCGCGCATCTGGCTGATGTTGCGATGCCGCTGGATGGAACACATGTGACGACGGCGGTGCTTGGAATGACGCCTACTTCGCGCGGAACAGTCACAATCACCTCGAATGATGCTCAGACACCGCCGCAGATAGACCCAAACTACTACGCAACGGAAGCTGATCGCCAGGCCCTTCGATACGGCATTCGCCAAGCCTTGCGGTTGCTACAGGAAACTAGAGCCGGCAGTAGCATTGTCGAGAACGAAGTTGCTCCAGATGGATATCCCGGTCTTGATGCTGATTCAACAGATGCAGAAATTGATGCCAGGGTTCGCCGTGTAGGGAACACCTTTTACCACGCCGGAGGCTCTGCGTCAATGGGCAAGGTTGTAGACTCCCGGTTACGCGTATATGGTGTCGACAGGCTGCGCGTTGTGGACGCGAGTGTCATTCCGATTCCTATTGCGGCTCATTACCAGGCGGTTGTTTATGCGATTGCTGAGAAGGCTGCGGATCTGATTCTGCATCCTACTAAATAG